A genomic window from Thunnus thynnus chromosome 12, fThuThy2.1, whole genome shotgun sequence includes:
- the fubp1 gene encoding far upstream element-binding protein 1 isoform X3, translated as MADYSSVAPPSSNAGGGMNDAFKDALQRARQIAAKIGGDGVAAPPTNEFGYGGQKRPLEDADQPETKKVATNDAFSAMGGMGGPPRSASEEFKVPDGMVGFIIGRGGEQISRLQQESGCKIQIAPDSGGMPERSVTLTGPPESIQAAKRLLTEIVEKGRPAPAFHHNDGPGMTVQEIMVPASKAGLVIGKGGETIKSLQERAGVKMVMIQDGPQNTGADKPLRISGEPFKVQQAKEMVMELIRDQGFREQRGEYGSRVGGGGGDSLDVPVPRFAVGIVIGRNGEMIKKIQNDTGVRIQFKPDDGSTPDRIAQIMGPPDQAQHAAEIISDLLRSVQAGGPPGHGGGRGRGRGQGNWNMGPPGGLQEFTFTVPTMKTGLIIGKGGETIKGISQQSGARIELQRNPPPNADPNIKMFTVRGSPQQIDYARQLVEEKIGGPVTPMGGPHGPPGPHGGPGPHGPPGPPGPPGAPMGPYNPGPYNQGPPGPHGPPAPYQPQGWGNGYPHWQQGQPDPNKAAADANAAAWAAYYAQYSQQPQAPMTPTSGAPGTTQTNGQGDPQAAGQSGQADYSKAWEEYYKKMGQQSQQPQDYTKAWEEYYKKQDAPGQAAPQATAAAAAAASQPGGQPDYSAAWAEYYRQQAAYYGTANPQTMGAAPQASQRHPRPCTLGSAAITQCWTMLQA; from the exons ATGGCTGACTACAGCAGCGTGGCTCCGCCGTCCTCTAACGCCGGTGGCGGCATGAACGACGCTTTTAAAGACGCTCTTCAGCGAGCACGACAG ATCGCAGCGAAGATCGGTGGTGATGGCGTTGCGGCACCTCCAACTAATGAATTTGGCTACGGAGGCCAGAAAAGGCCCCTGGAGGACGCTG ATCAACCAGAGACAAAGAAAGTGGCCACAAATGATG cctTTTCAGCAATGGGAGGAATGGGTGGTCCTCCAAG gtCAGCATCAGAGGAATTCAAGGTTCCTGATGGAATGGTTGGATTCA TTATTGGAAGAGGGGGTGAACAAATATCACGTCTGCAGCAGGAATCTGGGTGTAAAATACAGATCGCCCCTG ACAGCGGAGGAATGCCAGAGAGGTCGGTGACATTAACAGGACCACCAGAATCCATCCA GGCTGCAAAGAGGCTACTAACAGAGATTGTTGAGAAGGGACGACCAGCCCCAGCTTTCCACCACAACGACGGCCCAGGCATGACTGTTCAGGAGATTATGGTCCCTGCCTCTAAAGCCGGTCTTGTCATTGGGAAGGGAGGTGAAACCATCAAAAGCCTTCAG GAAAGAGCCGGAGTGAAGATGGTCATGATCCAAGACGGACCCCAAAACACTGGAGCAGACAAACCACTCCGCATTTCAGGAGAGCCATTTAAAGTTCAG CAAGCCAAAGAGATGGTGATGGAGCTGATCAGAGACCAGGGCTTCAGGGAGCAGAGGGGCGAGTACGGTTCCAGGGtcggaggcggaggaggagatAGCTTAGAT GTTCCCGTCCCCCGGTTTGCAGTAGGAATCGTTATCGGCAGAAACGGAGAGATGATCAAGAAAATACAGAACGACACAGGCGTCAGGATCCAGTTTAAACCAG ACGATGGCAGCACACCTGACAGGATAGCACAGATCATGGGTCCTCCTGACCAGGCTCAGCACGCGGCAGAAATCATATCCGACCTGCTGAGGAGCGTCCAGGCTGGAGGGCCTCCGGGACACGGTGGTGGTAGAGGTCGTGGTCGTGGGCAGGGCAACTGGAACATGGGCCCCCCCGGTGGCCTGCAGGAGTTCACCTTCACAGTTCCAACCATGAAGACTGGCCTCATCATCGGAAAAG GTGGTGAGACAATCAAGGGCATCAGCCAGCAGTCCGGGGCCAGGATCGAGCTACAGAGGAATCCTCCACCCAACGCTGATCCCAACATCAAAATGTTCACAGTCAGAGGCTCCCCGCAGCAGATCGACTACGCCCGGCAACTGGTGGAGGAGAAAATCGGG gGTCCAGTCACTCCAATGGGCGGTCCGCATGGTCCCCCTGGTCCACACGGAGGTCCAGGCCCACACGGTCCTCCGGGACCACCAGGACCCCCCGGGGCTCCCATGGGTCCATACAACCCAGGACCATACAACCAGGGACCTCCAGGACCACA tggTCCTCCTGCGCCTTACCAGCCTCAGGGATGGGGCAACGGCTACCCACACTGGCAGCAGGGACAGCCTGATCCAA ATAAAGCAGCAGCCGATGCCAACGCAGCGGCTTGGGCAGCCTACTATGCTCAGTACAGCCAGCAGCCGCAGGCTCCCATGACCCCGACCAGTGGAGCTCCAGGCACGACTCAGACCAACGGCCAAG GTGACCCACAGGCTGCAGGTCAGAGTGGACAGGCAGATTACTCCAAGGCCTGGGAGGAATATTACAAGAAAATGG gTCAACAGAGTCAGCAACCTCAGGACTACACGAAAGCCTGGGAGGAGTATTATAAGAAACAA GACGCCCCAGGTCAAGCGGCCCCTCAGGCcacggcggcggcggcagcggcCGCCTCCCAGCCTGGAGGCCAGCCGGACTACAGCGCCGCCTGGGCCGAGTACTACCGGCAACAGGCTGCTTACTACGGCACGGCCAACCCTCAGACGATGGGTGCAGCACCCCAAGCCTCTCAG
- the fubp1 gene encoding far upstream element-binding protein 1 isoform X7 — MADYSSVAPPSSNAGGGMNDAFKDALQRARQIAAKIGGDGVAAPPTNEFGYGGQKRPLEDADQPETKKVATNDAFSAMGGMGGPPRSASEEFKVPDGMVGFIIGRGGEQISRLQQESGCKIQIAPDSGGMPERSVTLTGPPESIQAAKRLLTEIVEKGRPAPAFHHNDGPGMTVQEIMVPASKAGLVIGKGGETIKSLQERAGVKMVMIQDGPQNTGADKPLRISGEPFKVQQAKEMVMELIRDQGFREQRGEYGSRVGGGGGDSLDVPVPRFAVGIVIGRNGEMIKKIQNDTGVRIQFKPDDGSTPDRIAQIMGPPDQAQHAAEIISDLLRSVQAGGPPGHGGGRGRGRGQGNWNMGPPGGLQEFTFTVPTMKTGLIIGKGGETIKGISQQSGARIELQRNPPPNADPNIKMFTVRGSPQQIDYARQLVEEKIGGPVTPMGGPHGPPGPHGGPGPHGPPGPPGPPGAPMGPYNPGPYNQGPPGPHGPPAPYQPQGWGNGYPHWQQGQPDPNKAAADANAAAWAAYYAQYSQQPQAPMTPTSGAPGTTQTNGQGQQSQQPQDYTKAWEEYYKKQGQAAPQATAAAAAAASQPGGQPDYSAAWAEYYRQQAAYYGTANPQTMGAAPQASQRHPRPCTLGSAAITQCWTMLQA; from the exons ATGGCTGACTACAGCAGCGTGGCTCCGCCGTCCTCTAACGCCGGTGGCGGCATGAACGACGCTTTTAAAGACGCTCTTCAGCGAGCACGACAG ATCGCAGCGAAGATCGGTGGTGATGGCGTTGCGGCACCTCCAACTAATGAATTTGGCTACGGAGGCCAGAAAAGGCCCCTGGAGGACGCTG ATCAACCAGAGACAAAGAAAGTGGCCACAAATGATG cctTTTCAGCAATGGGAGGAATGGGTGGTCCTCCAAG gtCAGCATCAGAGGAATTCAAGGTTCCTGATGGAATGGTTGGATTCA TTATTGGAAGAGGGGGTGAACAAATATCACGTCTGCAGCAGGAATCTGGGTGTAAAATACAGATCGCCCCTG ACAGCGGAGGAATGCCAGAGAGGTCGGTGACATTAACAGGACCACCAGAATCCATCCA GGCTGCAAAGAGGCTACTAACAGAGATTGTTGAGAAGGGACGACCAGCCCCAGCTTTCCACCACAACGACGGCCCAGGCATGACTGTTCAGGAGATTATGGTCCCTGCCTCTAAAGCCGGTCTTGTCATTGGGAAGGGAGGTGAAACCATCAAAAGCCTTCAG GAAAGAGCCGGAGTGAAGATGGTCATGATCCAAGACGGACCCCAAAACACTGGAGCAGACAAACCACTCCGCATTTCAGGAGAGCCATTTAAAGTTCAG CAAGCCAAAGAGATGGTGATGGAGCTGATCAGAGACCAGGGCTTCAGGGAGCAGAGGGGCGAGTACGGTTCCAGGGtcggaggcggaggaggagatAGCTTAGAT GTTCCCGTCCCCCGGTTTGCAGTAGGAATCGTTATCGGCAGAAACGGAGAGATGATCAAGAAAATACAGAACGACACAGGCGTCAGGATCCAGTTTAAACCAG ACGATGGCAGCACACCTGACAGGATAGCACAGATCATGGGTCCTCCTGACCAGGCTCAGCACGCGGCAGAAATCATATCCGACCTGCTGAGGAGCGTCCAGGCTGGAGGGCCTCCGGGACACGGTGGTGGTAGAGGTCGTGGTCGTGGGCAGGGCAACTGGAACATGGGCCCCCCCGGTGGCCTGCAGGAGTTCACCTTCACAGTTCCAACCATGAAGACTGGCCTCATCATCGGAAAAG GTGGTGAGACAATCAAGGGCATCAGCCAGCAGTCCGGGGCCAGGATCGAGCTACAGAGGAATCCTCCACCCAACGCTGATCCCAACATCAAAATGTTCACAGTCAGAGGCTCCCCGCAGCAGATCGACTACGCCCGGCAACTGGTGGAGGAGAAAATCGGG gGTCCAGTCACTCCAATGGGCGGTCCGCATGGTCCCCCTGGTCCACACGGAGGTCCAGGCCCACACGGTCCTCCGGGACCACCAGGACCCCCCGGGGCTCCCATGGGTCCATACAACCCAGGACCATACAACCAGGGACCTCCAGGACCACA tggTCCTCCTGCGCCTTACCAGCCTCAGGGATGGGGCAACGGCTACCCACACTGGCAGCAGGGACAGCCTGATCCAA ATAAAGCAGCAGCCGATGCCAACGCAGCGGCTTGGGCAGCCTACTATGCTCAGTACAGCCAGCAGCCGCAGGCTCCCATGACCCCGACCAGTGGAGCTCCAGGCACGACTCAGACCAACGGCCAAG gTCAACAGAGTCAGCAACCTCAGGACTACACGAAAGCCTGGGAGGAGTATTATAAGAAACAAG GTCAAGCGGCCCCTCAGGCcacggcggcggcggcagcggcCGCCTCCCAGCCTGGAGGCCAGCCGGACTACAGCGCCGCCTGGGCCGAGTACTACCGGCAACAGGCTGCTTACTACGGCACGGCCAACCCTCAGACGATGGGTGCAGCACCCCAAGCCTCTCAG